One genomic window of Glycine soja cultivar W05 chromosome 9, ASM419377v2, whole genome shotgun sequence includes the following:
- the LOC114368458 gene encoding phosphopantothenoylcysteine decarboxylase-like, whose protein sequence is MDSSGARRADLRAKAKAMAEKPRVLLAACGSVCAVKFGNVCRSFAEWAVVKVVLIKSALRFIDEQTLPQDVTVYRDEKDWRTWKKLGDPMLHIELCNWAEIMVIAPLSANTLSKVINQT, encoded by the coding sequence ATGGATTCCTCTGGGGCAAGAAGAGCTGACTTAAGAGCCAAGGCAAAAGCTATGGCAGAGAAGCCTCGGGTTCTGCTTGCTGCTTGTGGAAGTGTTTGTGCAGTAAAATTTGGAAATGTTTGCCGTAGTTTTGCAGAATGGGCAGTGGTGAAGGTAGTTCTCATAAAATCAGCTTTGCGTTTTATTGATGAACAAACACTTCCCCAGGATGTAACTGTATATCGTGATGAGAAAGATTGGAGAACTTGGAAAAAGCTAGGTGATCCTATGCTTCACATTGAGCTCTGTAATTGGGCTGAAATCATGGTCATTGCTCCATTGTCAGCAAATACTCTTAGCAAGGTAATTAATCAAACTTGa
- the LOC114368459 gene encoding protein MAIN-LIKE 1-like, translating into MHGVRVYYTDVNKNDLFLRFLNQGLLTIVSQIHKDEQRRRRTASTRRQRVTVTADHVDEPVIPDPDIQDDPMEAPAAVEDIPADAGAEAAKDQHQGFPGGPSDSSVLTAYADHVACSVWMGEERPELKLSSHGRKVHSLGRLVPAIEGLIAGTGLSSLIACSVNTGDRGLLSAFVEWWHRETSSFHLPVGDLTITLDDISSLLHLLVIGDLYAFQPLHVDDAVQMLVDLLVVSPESARAETVQCRGPYVRLQWVHDIYQRRCQAGHWTAAACAYLRHLLGCTLFANKSATNVHVVYLEALRDLSMTERYAWGVAPLVHMYDQLNDCWIYEHFPSVTESTADQDYDEASPRVCRWIATKKTVKRIRTPSYRERLDRLRILDVCWIPYGEHREVRDFHVRSCYSGLLR; encoded by the exons ATGCATGGAGTTAGGGTATACTATACTGATGTTAACAAGAATGATCTGTTTCTCAGATTCCTAAATCAAGGTTTGTTGACCATTGTTTCTCAGATTCATAAAGATGAGCAA CGTCGACGACGTACTGCATCCACACGGAGGCAGCGAGTCACTGTGACTGCGGATCACGTCGATGAGCCAGTCATCCCTGACCCAGATATTCAGGATGACCCGATGGAGGCACCAGCTGCTGTGGAGGACATTCCTGCGGACGCGGGCGCAGAGGCGGCTAAGGATCAGCATCAGGGATTTCCGGGTGGTCCGAGCGACTCATCCGTGTTGACAGCGTATGCGGATCACGTTGCTTGCAGTGTATGGATGGGAGAg gagcgtCCTGAATTAAAGCTATCCTCTCATGGGAGGAAGGTCCACAGTTTAGGCAGGCTTGTCCCTGCCATTGAGGGACTTATTGCTGGTACAGGACTAAGTTCTCTGATCGCGTGTTCGGTAAACACCGGCGATCGGGGACTTTTGTCCGCGTTTGTGGAGTGGTGGCACCGGGAAACGTCTAGTTTCCATCTCCCAGTGGGAGATCTCACCATCACATTGGACGACATCTCCTCTCTTCTCCATCTTCTCGTTATTGGCGACTTATACGCATTTCAGCCCTTGCACGTGGACGATGCGGTTCAGATGCTGGTGGACTTGTTGGTGGTCTCTCCAGAGTCTGCTAGGGCTGAGACAGTCCAGTGTCGCGGACCGTACGTACGCCTGCAATGGGTACATGATATATATCAGCGCCGATGCCAGGCAGGTCATTGGACAGCTGCGGCTTGCGCATATCTTCGTCACCTACTGGGTTGCACtctgtttgctaacaagagtgcaaccaatGTCCATGTTGTCTACTTGGAGGCCCTTCGTGACCTCAGTATGACAGAGAGGTACGCCTGGGGAGTGGCTCCTTTGGTTCATATGTACGACCAGCTGAACGAT TGCTGGATTTACGAGCACTTTCCCTCGGTCACGGAGTCCACCGCTGATCAGGACTACGACGAGGCTTCTCCGCGTGTGTGCAGGTGGATTGCGACGAAGAAGACCGTGAAGAGAATTCGCACGCCGTCGTACAGGGAGCGCCTGGATCGACTCCGGATTCTGGATGTCTGTTGGATCCCTTATGGGGAGCATCGGGAGGTCCGGGACTTCCACGTCAGATCATGCTATTCCGGTCTCTTGCGCTGA
- the LOC114368457 gene encoding uncharacterized protein LOC114368457: protein MAPTRKNKECYFKRFLEIFKGLQITMSFGEALQQMPPLYSKFMKDILTKKGKYINNENIVVRGNCSAIIQRKLPKKFKDPESVTIPCTIGKEAVDKALIGLGASINLMPLSMCKRIGNLKINPTKMTLQLSDRSITRPYGVVEDVLVKVHHFTFPVDFVIMDIEEDTEIPFILGRPFMLIANCVVDMGNGNLELSIDNQKITFDLFKALKYPQEGWKCFRVEEIDKEDVNILETPQTLLEKAMVNALDCLTSEEEEDLKACLEDLDRQ from the coding sequence ATGGCACCCACCAGGAAGAACAAGGAGTGCTACTTCAAGCGTTTCTTGGAAATATTCAAAGGGCTACAAATCACAATGTCGTTCGGGGAAGCCTTACAGCAGATGCCCCCTCTCTACTCCAAATTTATGAAAGACATCCTCACCAAGAAAGGGAAGTATATTAACAATGAAAATATTGTGGTAAGGGGCAATTGCAGTGCAATAATCCAGAGGAAGCTACCCAAGAAATTCAAGGACCCCGAAAGTGTCACCATCCCTTGTACCATAGGGAAGGAAGCGGTAGATAAGGCCCTCATTGGTCTGGGGGCAAGTATCAATCTGATGCCTTTATCGATGTGCAAAAGAATTGGAAACTTGAAGATAAATCCCACTAAGATGACGCTTCAACTGTCGGACCGCTCAATCACAAGACCATACGGGGTGGTAGAAGATGTCCTGGTCAAGGTACACCACTTCACTTTTCCGGTGGACTTTGTTATCATGGATATCGAAGAAGACACAGAGATTCCCTTTATCCTAGGCAGACCCTTCATGCTGATTGCCAACTGTGTGGTGGACATGGGGAATGGAAACTTAGAGTTGAGTATTGACAATCAAAAGATAACCTTTGACCTTTTCAAGGCATTGAAGTACCCACAAGAGGGTTGGAAGTGCTTCAGAGTGGAGGAGATTGATAAAGAAGACGTCAATATTCTCGAGACACCACAGACTTTGTTGGAAAAAGCCATGGTAAATGCGTTGGACTGCCTAACCagtgaagaggaagaagatcTGAAGGCTTGCTTGGAAGACTTGGATCGACAATAA